One segment of Meriones unguiculatus strain TT.TT164.6M chromosome 3, Bangor_MerUng_6.1, whole genome shotgun sequence DNA contains the following:
- the Pdcd6 gene encoding programmed cell death protein 6 isoform X1, whose amino-acid sequence MAAYSYRPGPGAGPAAGAALPDQSFLWNVFQRVDKDRSGVISDNELQQALSNGTWTPFNPVTVRSIISMFDRENKAGVNFSEFTGVWKYITDWQNVFRTYDRDNSGMIDKNELKQALSGFGYRLSDQFHDILIRKFDRQGRGQIAFDDFIQGCIVLQRLTDIFRRYDTDQDGWIQVSYEQYLSMVFSIV is encoded by the exons ATGGCAGCCTACTCCTACCGCCCAGGCCCGGGCGCTGGCCCTGCTGCCGGAGCGGCGCTGCCGGACCAGAGCTTCCTGTGGAACGTCTTCCAGCG GGTTGATAAAGATAGGAGTGGAGTGATTTCAGACAATGAACTTCAGCAAGCATTATCCAATG GTACGTGGACTCCGTTTAATCCAGTGACGGTTAGATCAATCATTT CTATGTTTGATCGGGAAAACAAGGCTGGTGTGAACTTCAGTGAGTTCACAGGCGTGTGGAAGTACATCACAGACTGGCAGAACGTCTTCCGCACCTACGACAGGGACAATTCGGGGATGATTGACAAGAACGAGCTCAAACAAGCACTCTCAGGTTTTG GCTACCGGCTCTCTGATCAGTTCCATGATATCCTCATCCGCAAATTTGACAGACAAGGACGAGGGCAGATCGCATTTGATGACTTCATCCAGGGCTGCATCGTCCTACAG CGGTTGACAGACATATTCAGACGCTATGACACGGATCAGGATGGCTGGATTCAGGTGTCTTACGAGCAGTATCTCTCCATGGTCTTCAGCATTGTATAA
- the Pdcd6 gene encoding programmed cell death protein 6 isoform X2 has protein sequence MAAYSYRPGPGAGPAAGAALPDQSFLWNVFQRVDKDRSGVISDNELQQALSNGTWTPFNPVTVRSIISMFDRENKAGVNFSEFTGVWKYITDWQNVFRTYDRDNSGMIDKNELKQALSGYRLSDQFHDILIRKFDRQGRGQIAFDDFIQGCIVLQRLTDIFRRYDTDQDGWIQVSYEQYLSMVFSIV, from the exons ATGGCAGCCTACTCCTACCGCCCAGGCCCGGGCGCTGGCCCTGCTGCCGGAGCGGCGCTGCCGGACCAGAGCTTCCTGTGGAACGTCTTCCAGCG GGTTGATAAAGATAGGAGTGGAGTGATTTCAGACAATGAACTTCAGCAAGCATTATCCAATG GTACGTGGACTCCGTTTAATCCAGTGACGGTTAGATCAATCATTT CTATGTTTGATCGGGAAAACAAGGCTGGTGTGAACTTCAGTGAGTTCACAGGCGTGTGGAAGTACATCACAGACTGGCAGAACGTCTTCCGCACCTACGACAGGGACAATTCGGGGATGATTGACAAGAACGAGCTCAAACAAGCACTCTCAG GCTACCGGCTCTCTGATCAGTTCCATGATATCCTCATCCGCAAATTTGACAGACAAGGACGAGGGCAGATCGCATTTGATGACTTCATCCAGGGCTGCATCGTCCTACAG CGGTTGACAGACATATTCAGACGCTATGACACGGATCAGGATGGCTGGATTCAGGTGTCTTACGAGCAGTATCTCTCCATGGTCTTCAGCATTGTATAA